TACCAGTGACCGGTGACGCTAGTAAAACAAGGCCGGAAGGCCATCCGGGCATGGAGACTTTGTAGGCCCCATTTGGAAAAGGACTCGCTCGATTTCTTCATCCGTGACTGCTTCAACCAGCTGCGTATTCATCTCATCAGTGACCATCTGATTAAAATGTCTCAAAATACGTTCGCTCTCCCGTGAGCCATCAGCCGAGAACAATTTCTCGTAAAAAACTACTGCCATAGATCTCATCCCCTCATCTTCAGTGCATCTCGTTCCATCCTCCCGCCTCAGCGCTTTGACTGTATTTTTTATTTTGCGGCGACTTGCTCGGTTTTGAACTTTGTATTCTAATCCCCTTCCCTAAGCTAGTCAACGTTGGTCCGTTGTTTGTAGTATAACTCGTCCCTCACATAGAGCTCATGCAGCTGGTCTTCTATATCCTTTACTTCATGTCTGTATCATGTACTTGCTGCTCGTACTTTTGCATCTGTGAGCTGACTTTTCAGATGATTGATTTGCCTTTTGATTGATCCAAAAACTGTACGACTCCATTCATGCATGGATTTGGATAGCAAATCAAGTTTACTGCATGTTGCGCCCAGCCCATGTTGTCCCTCATTGGCTTCATGCGCCATAGCCCATGCATTGGCTATCATGTCATCATACTGTTCATGTCTAGACCACGCGGCTTCATATTGGAATGGTTTATGGGCTCGCCGCGTGCTGATGAGATACGCGGTATTAAGTCCTGGTGATCAGACTCCTCTGTCATTATATGCTTTACATTAGAACCTGgaaacatctgcatgaaatctgtaCTACATGTCGCCCGATCCAGCCTGACTTGAATATTTTCTTCCGCGTCCCATTCGTTATCCCATGTGAAAGGATATCCATAGAACCCCATATCCGCCATGCCGCAATCAGTGAGACGGTCTCTAAATGCCTCAATTTGCCGTAAGCTGCTCGGGTTACCACCTCGTTGTTCAGACTACTCGAGTGCTTCATTGTAGTCGCCTGCACATATCCAGGGGAGATCATCTTGTCGTGTGAGGTACCATATAGCTTCCAAAGTCTTATTCCTTTTATCTACATAAGGTTCACCATAGATTCTAGTGAATCTGAAGGTGTTGTCCTCACTCTTTATTTTTGCATCAATATAGTATTGGCACCATGGCCGAACAGTGACATCCAGATAGTTGCTCCACCATAGCGCTAGTCCTCCACTTTTTCCATTATAGTCAACCGCCACACCTTGGGTGAAACCCagactccatttcagttgctccatCGCCCCCGCTTTCTTCCTCGTTTCCGATAAGAACACCACCGCTGGGTTGTATGACCGTATGAGGTCCCGACGTTCGCCTACTGTCGAGTCCAGCCCCAGTCCTCGACAGTTCCAGGCCAAGACAATCATTGCTCTTGGCGGCCCCGCTCCCTGGCAGGGTCCGCCGTTCTATCTTCATATTCAGAGATACGATCAAACACGGAAgacgtcttctgtcttgtatcgctAATGAACACATCATGCCCTAACTGTCTATCATATCCTTCCTTTGCTACCCACATCTGTCTTGGCCTCCTCTTCCTTGAACCAGGGGAGGTCTGGGAGCTCTCACCCCGTCCATAATAGTCTGTATTGTCGCTCCGAGGCTTCCTCATATAATAGCCCTTCTTCCTCTCAGTGGGGTAATGGTAACTATACtgaccttctctctctctctctgaacctCAGCTTGCTCATTGTGTCTTCTAATCTCAGCCTGTTCCCGAGCATGCTCATACTGTCTTTTTTGTTCTTTTAGTTGTTCACGGAGATCCCTCTCCCTCTTCCGCTCTATTTCATGCCTCAGGTCCCTCTCAGTTGGCCACTCCCCACGGAAGCGATTCTTCTCTGGGCTCGACACCTCCCCCCTTTCCAGTCTGCGCTCAGCGCCAGTGCGTGAGCTCGCCGGTTTATCAAAGTCTGCTTTCAAGTTTCGTTTGGTGGGGAGATTTCTCACATGTCCATGGTCGTCAGCTCTTTTGTTGCTATCATTTGACTGAGAGCTGACAAAACTACTGCTCTTCTTTGCCTTTACCTCTTTGCCTTCATTCATGGAGCCAGTGCTCTGTCCCGGGGAGGCTCTCGACCATCCCCCCGCACTGCATCGATGAATTCACAGGGGGGTCACATCTTCCATCAACATGCACTAGTCTACCGCACTCGAAACAGAAgtgtggtattttttcataatggaAGTCAAACCAAGTGCCTATTTTATCCTCCCGAGATGCTTTAAGCTTGAAACCCCTGACCAAAGGTTCAAACATCGAGATTTTTGCTCTCACCCGAAGTTGATTGCCTCTGGCCACTCCATCATGATCCACATCTACCTTCACAATATCCCCTAACCAGTTGCCAAGGGTTTTACCAAATTCCTCTGTACGCTTCCTGGTGGCAAATCCGTCACACGAACCCACACCTCTACCTTGTCAAACACCATCTCTGAGGGGCGAGTGTTACTCTCATAATCCTTCAGAGCGAGCACATTAAAATCATATTGCCAAGGTCCATTACTCATTGCGTGCTTCCAGTCACCTTCGCTTCCAAAGTGCACCACAAATATATTGTCACCCATATCCCAGAACTTAGCTTCGTGATGTAATCCCCATGCCCGCTCCATTGTTCGTTCGAGGACAACCCTATTGAGCGGTCGTGGGGAGAAGGACTTCCCCACAGCCGACCACTTGGTGTATTTGGGCAAGATCTGACCTGCTTCCTCAAACACGAACCCCTTCGCTTCTTTATCCATCAGAATCATCCCTCCCAATCGAGCCGACAGGCTTGCTGTGGGATCCGGTGTTTTGCTTTCGATCGGGGACTTTGCAAAGCCCCCAGGAGTGCCCGGAGTTGTAGCCGCCGCCGGGGTCGCCTTCTTCACCGGAGATACCTTCTCCTTTCCCTTCGTCCTCTCCGCCATAGCTCTGCTCCGTGGAGAAGAGAGACTACACCGATCTGTGCCGAGGGAAGCACAGTCACCGCCCCCGATCACCTTCTTAACCTCACCACCCCCATCCAGGAACCCTAACCCGAGCGAAGGAGGACAGTCGCCACGCGACCGCCTTCCCAATTGCCCTCCGTGTTCCTTTACGGAATGATGAGTTGATGACGTGCCGTGCATAGCAGATATGTGTGGTGGTGCGCGTGCATGCGTGTGGTGTGTGTTGTGCGCCTGAGGCTAAAAACAAAATGAAAAGATGGAAAAACGCGAACACAGCCACAACCTTCCCTTTGAAGATACTCCATATATATACTGTATAACCATATTGCAGCATAAATATCCATGTCACATCATAACTCATAAGTTCTACTTCTCGAGGGATAATGAGAGATCCAGAAGCTCAAATAAACAGAATCGGTCCTACCCTATAATTTTTCCTAACTAATGGATGATCGATGCACATGCGTGGTCCATGCAGCAGCCAGGCGTCTTCTTAGGACGAAGCCGAGAAGTCGACGTGGTAGACCTGGCTCATGTCCGGCTGGAACATCCCGAAGTACTGCTCCACGCCCTCGGGCTTCTGGTTCTCGTTGAACATGGCGAAGATATACGTCTCCACGGCCTTCCCGGGCCGCCGCGGCGTGCCGCGCCCCACGTGCCGGACCAGGTTGTTGATGTACGCCGCCGCGTTCTCCACGCTGGCGCCGTACCCGCCGCCGCCCGACGGCCACCCGGTCTCCGACACCACCAGCGCCATGCTCTCCCCGCCCCCGGCCTTCTCCACGGCCGCGTACACCGCGTCCAGGATGGCGTCGAACATGTTGGCATACTCAACCCCGTTGTCGGTCACCGCCACCGCGGCCGACGACGACAGGAGCGCGTAGTCGAGCGGCACCGAGGACGGCTCCGCCGAGTAGGCGAAGTACGGGTACACGTTCACGAGCAGCGGCGTGCCCCTCGACGCCAGGAAGGAGACGATCGGCCCGACCGTCGGCAGCGCCGCCTCCGAGAACGCGCCCTGCGACGGCGGGTACGAGGTCCCGAGCACCGACGTCGCCATGGCCGTCGTTACCGGCACACTGAGCCCCGCGGCccggagcgcggcctcgaggttctGCATGGCGGGGAGCACCAGACCGGCGGACTCCCCCGGTATGACCTCGTTCCCGGCGTTGATGTAGCGGAAGCTCACGGCGCCGGCGAAGGGCTGCACGTAGGACTGCACCCATGACGCGGCGTACGAGGCGTCGGAGGCGAGCGGGGCGAGGTCGCTGTTGAGCGTGCCGAGGACGACGCCGAGGCCTGAGCCGCGGAGGGCCTCGAGGACGTTGGTGTCCGGGTGGAAGATGCGGACGTCGGTGATGTTGTTGGCTTTGTACAGCGCCACCACCTTGTCCGGGGACGGGAGGTTGCTGCCCATCATGCCATAGTTGACTCCAATTCCTTCGACTCCTGCACGTGATGAACACATGAACGGTAACTGTAAGCCCGAAATTTTAGCACACGTACTAAGTAAATGTACACGATGTGTGCATCTCATAACTGCATGGGATTGATCGttcctttctttccttttttccacTGTAGATCCTTTGATTCCTTATAAATGAGTTACCTTTGTTCGGAAAGGAGTAAAGTAgagtactgcccttaattaagaagTACTTTAGGGTTCCACTTTCATAAACCCCATGGACAGGAATCAAAGAGACCTATACGGATTTATGCCAGACATCCTAACCAATGCACAATGAATAGAATTATCAACCACCTTCAACAGCAAGCAATAAATAAGCCAAGCAATAGTGTGTAGTCAATTTATCTAAGCAAAAGCATGCTGTTTTGGTGCTCCGTCGAAACTGGTTTACATGCTTTGCGATGAACATAACCCTTTTGCTCCTGCAAGGAGACGCAAATTCGAAAAGGATAGGAGGTATAGCCAAGAGAACTGCATAAGGAACGATGAACAACATAATAGCGTTCATGACAGTAGGATAAAAGTAGCTAGTGCGCCAGCATCAAACATTGATCAATCCGGAGCTAGCAATCAAGCGACGATCTATCGATCAGTAATATAAACTGCAATTTACTGGTCTCACCCGAGAGCGACGAACACCACGACAGCAGGCTGCAGGCAGCAACCCACAACGCGATCATCTTCTCTTCCCTTCCCTTGGTTCGCTCTCCTAGTTTCCCTCCCTCGTCGTGCGATGGGATGCGACGATGCTGTGATGCGGTGTGGACGTGCGGTGCTCCCGCGTATATATAGCCGGCGAGGCTTCGTGTTTTGGAAGGCGCGCAACCACCGGAGGGCTCGGGGTCGTGCGGTACGTGCACGGCCGCATGCACCGTACGTGCGCGTCCGCGTCATACGGACACCCGACGGGCACGACGACCCGCCCGGCACGCGGTTTTACGTGGGTCGCCGTGTGCGGGTAACAGACATGGACGAGCGAACCGACGGCAACTGACCGATCCCATCCCTCATCGGTCGATGTTGCCATGCACGTACGTCCGCCAGTAGGAGGCGCGGCCGTACCACGTGTGCTTTCCCCCTTAGTTTTACCTTCCATTGCATGTGATAATGTAACGTGTCTTGGAATCCTTCGGTTAGTTTGCTCTGCCGTGATCGTCATTAAATGGCTGTTAAGGTGTCGGGGAAAGGAAAATGCAGGTACTACTTCCTTGCAGAAGAAACGGGACTTTCCCGTGGATGAACCTGCTAAATCCATTGCTCGTACTTGCTGATTTATTGTAGATATAATACCATATATACACATTACAAATGATTTCGTCGATAAGAAGGAAGTATATCAAGTAATGGATCGCATATCCATCGATGGATCACTccgttagggcatgtacaatggttgataagatagtcttattttAAATTTTGCATATAAATTAGAGATGACAAGAAAACGTgcctacaatgggtcatctcttagccttatcttcaataattaattgttcctaaaaatatgatgagacaaattatgctaagagatcatctcttgtcttctcttaaataagataaGACAAGTCTTCTCTTATGATttatctctcctccacctcatcatttatcctacatggCACTCTTAAGATAGAACCATTGCACATGCCCTTATCGTTACGTACGTCTTCTGTGCCACTGCTCTCTCGGTTACACCTCCCGCTACGCCACCGGCCGTCTTTTCCCATGCATGTCCAGCCATTGCCAAACGAATTATCTAATGCTTTCCCTTGGCACTTCATAATTTTTACAGTACCCAATTTCTTTCTTTTTGTCGTTGGGCAAGGAGCAATCCGTTCACCACTTTTCGATGGGGACCAAAAGCCACTGGGCTACCACGAAGTCGAATTCAGTTCAATCCCGTTTTCAAGATCCAGTCCAGTGTTTGGGGATGGCTTGGTCCAAGCCCACATCCATAGTAGATCCATACGTCGAGCAATCATATGTCCACATTAATTGGGAATAGTAATACATAGACCTAGTAATGCAAAAGTCATTGGAAATGGTAAAATCTGAACGTAAGTTTTTTAGGATTTCCGTCTGAACGCGTTCAAAGCCACTAGACCAAAACACACGGATCTTGAAGCTCATCCACAACCACGTCATCCAGAATCGAGCGTTCGGAATTAGGGGTGATCATCGTGAACAAGCCCCACTCCCCACCCACAACACGCAAACCCACTCCCCTGTCCATTTTCCCACTCCCCTCCCCCACATCTAAATCCTCATTGTGAGGTCCAGGACGGAGACCTGGCGACGAGTGCGAGGGGATGGCGAGGAGAGGTTCTGGCCGGCGATGAACTCACCCGGGCGCTCCTCTGGCGATAGAGCGGATGACGAGGGGACAACAGAGGTGGCACGAGGAGCTTGTCGAGGGACCGGCGAGGTGAGGTCCTAGTCGGTGACGNNNNNNNNNNNNNNNNNNNNNNNNNNNNNNNNNNNNNNNNNNNNNNNNNNNNNNNNNNNNNNNNNNNNNNNNNNNNNNNNNNNNNNNNNNNNNNNNNNNNNNNNNNNNNNNNNNNNNNNNNNNNNNNNNNNNNNNNNNNNNNNNNNNNNNNNNNNNNNNNNNNNNNNNNNNNNNNNNNNNNNNNNNNNNNNNNNNNNNNNNNNNNNNNNNNNNNNNNNNNNNNNNNNNNNNNNNNNNNNNNNNNNNNNNNNNNNNNNNNNNNNNNNNNNNNNNNNNNNNNNNNNNNNNNNNNNNNNNNNNNNNNNNNNNNNNNNNNNNNNNNNNNNNNNNNNNNNNNNNNNNNNNNNNNNNNNNNNNNNNNNNNNNNNNNNNNNNNCGTCCACATCATCATCGTCCGCGATGGCGGTGGCCTTGACGCTTGTGGCCGGCCTCGACTCCGCCGCGCCGctctaccactactaggaaaatgcttatagatagaattttaccagtagcgtttgtttatgaccccacgctactagtagttagtagtagcgctagGTAGAAAGCGCGCTACTGGTATGTGTTAGCAGCAGCTTGTTACCtagccccacgctactgctaagtgtaacacaCCACATCCCTTGGTCAATAAATATTAGCAGCGCTGGTCATCCAACTGGTGCTACTGTTAGTTTTGGATCTATAGCGCCTGTTTAgataagcgcgctactgctattttttcgATGTATAACATTTTTACCAGTAGTGTGTTTTTCTAGACCGTGCTATAGGTAGTGCAACACTAGCCGTAGATATTTTGCAAGCTgccatagcagtagcgtgttttggctccccgcgctactgctatggtcgccagccacctaccacctttcccctcattcctcccctttcttcttcctctcccccttcctttctcagccttcccttgcaccttgcttgttctaatgctccccctccaccacccctccattagagccctcccttCTTCTCTTCTTTGCCCTTCCACCACCctcctcttctttgcccctccaacacacccctccattagagccctcccATCACCACCCCCTCTTTCTTTGccctccaccaccaccccctccattaatgccctcNNNNNNNNNNNNNNNNNNNNNNNNNNNNNNNNNNNNNNNNNNNNNNNNNNNNNNNNNNNNNNNNNNNNNNNNNNNNNNNNNNNNNNNNNNNNNNNNNNNNNNNNNNNNNNNNNNNNNNNNNNNNNNNNNNNNNNNNNNNNNNNNNNNNNNNNNNNNNNNNNNNNNNNNNNNNNNNNNNNNNNNNNNNNNNNNNNNNNNNNNNNNNNNNNNNNNNNNNNNNNNNNNNNNNNNNNNNNNNNNNNNNNNNNNNNNNNNNNNNNNNNNNNNNNNNNNNNNNNNNNNNNNNNNNNNNNNNNNNNNNNNNNNNNNNNNNNNNNNNNNNNNNNNNNNNNNNNNNNNNNNNNNNNNNNNNNNNNNNNNNNNNNNNNNNNNNNNNNNNNNNNNNNNNNNNNNNNNNNNNNNNNNNNNNNNNNNNNNNNNNNNNNNNNNNNNNNNNNNNNNNNNNNNNNNNNNNNNNNNNNNNNNNNNNNNNNNNNNNNNNNNNNNNNNNNNNNNNNNNNNNNNNNNNNNNNNNNNNNNNNNNNNNNNNNNNNNNNaaggagctagctagctagttagagctatatatatctagagctactaggtaattaagaagaaaggtgctcgatatccctctcgacacataggtgagcaaaaaaatgtttttgtgtggataaggaccgaaactatatatatatatatatatatatatatatatatatatatatatatatatatatatatatgggcgatatgagaatataccgaattgtgtgtggcataatttgagttgcctacattgtgtatttgatgaaataatgtgggtgacatgagttgcctatgttttgccaaaatgtcgattcaattccgtttcggcgaatttcgggcaaactcaatatgtcctatgtttagggaaggtcatgccgaatttttgtatgaatttgatccatgcatgcatatatacgtggttataatatttgctccgcgCGCAGGTGATCATGAtggtcaatggaaggatggtggaaagatactggcaatccgctgtggacgaaatgtatgaaaaaagactgaaggatgttttatgtccgtgtcgaaaatgcaaaggaatagtcagggtcgacccctttgagggtggcacattcaaggcgcacctgctcatgcatggtttcatgcatggccatactcgaTGGATAagtgaagttgatgatgatgaggatgtcgacggggcaggaaataacgacatggggccaccagacgaagagatgaccgattatgtgcctGAAGAGGAAGACGACCTCGGAAATGTCGATGGtgaagaggcagttcaaggcggagaagacgtGGACACGCTGCCGTCTTCGTCGCTACTAAGTTTAGCCATGCGGGGCCCacatgttcgagacctgcttcgcaagaagacgactagcgacagagctgcttctagagaggaggccaaactggcgcaactggaggtagactcgatgactcctttgtatgatggttgcaatcccgaggtgacccgcttgagtttcacactagaacttctaaagacgaaggcaaaaaacaaatggacagatacaagctTGGATGAGCTTCTGGAGtatctaaagaaggttcttcccgcgggaagcctgtgtcctactagtgtcgaggaggcaaagaaaagcatgtgccctcttgatctgccaaacATTATATATCatacatgcatcaatgattgcatcatatatcggaacgagcacgcggaaaaaaccatctatccaaagtgcaattcttcacgatataaaaaggccggaaagaaagctccacagaaagttgtatggtactttccgatcactccaagTCTACAGCAGTATTTCGTAGAttctaaggaagcaaagcttatgcgctggcacgTGGAGATGGTGAAGCCAGATGACAGAGATGAGCCAAAGCTGAGACACCTCGCATATGCTAGCCAATGGAGAacattaaatgctgaatttgattttttcgcaaatgatccaaggaacatcgtgcttggcgctagtagtgatgacatgaatccatttggcaaccagaacaccaatcatagcacatggcccatatttgtatggatgtacaacccccctggttgtgcatgaaggaaaaatacatacacatggctatgcttattcaagggccgagacaaccggaaaatgatataaatttgtatctcgggttactgaaagaggagctacataccttatggacaacgccggccaagacatgggatgcaagaaaaggagagtatttctacatgagagcccgctgatcacgatggtgcaggactatctcggttacggctatctctccggccaggtgtgccacggatattgcggatgcacgaggtgcatggatgatacaacttctctgcagtTATCGAAAGATGGAGGGTCTTTGAAAATCATttacatggggcatcaaagatggctcgagaaggatgactcGTGGAGAAAGCgtagagatctattcaatggtaaggctgagcatcgaggtcctccacgtaagcgtagcggtgcagaaatatataagttattgaagaactgggaagagtgcccttgtcgggaaagacgaagaaaaaggcgccagagccccTGCTGAAAGTATGGAAGATgagatctgttttctgggacttggaatactggcccatactcgacacgcctcatagccttgatcaaatgcatatcacaaaaaatatccttgagagtttgcttggaacattgatgaacatgccggagaggaccaaggatgggccgaaggcaagaaaagacttggaatttttgaatatcaggaaagatctccaaatgcccggtaaaaggtcgtcagaggagaccgagacggagacggagatggaagataggggcaaaaaagtaaacaagaaggaagaacaatatcccccccccctcttgcttcaccttagattcgaaggagg
The Triticum dicoccoides isolate Atlit2015 ecotype Zavitan chromosome 3A, WEW_v2.0, whole genome shotgun sequence genome window above contains:
- the LOC119269293 gene encoding putative glucan endo-1,3-beta-glucosidase GVI produces the protein MIALWVAACSLLSWCSSLSGVEGIGVNYGMMGSNLPSPDKVVALYKANNITDVRIFHPDTNVLEALRGSGLGVVLGTLNSDLAPLASDASYAASWVQSYVQPFAGAVSFRYINAGNEVIPGESAGLVLPAMQNLEAALRAAGLSVPVTTAMATSVLGTSYPPSQGAFSEAALPTVGPIVSFLASRGTPLLVNVYPYFAYSAEPSSVPLDYALLSSSAAVAVTDNGVEYANMFDAILDAVYAAVEKAGGGESMALVVSETGWPSGGGGYGASVENAAAYINNLVRHVGRGTPRRPGKAVETYIFAMFNENQKPEGVEQYFGMFQPDMSQVYHVDFSASS